A window of Fragaria vesca subsp. vesca linkage group LG7, FraVesHawaii_1.0, whole genome shotgun sequence contains these coding sequences:
- the LOC101294703 gene encoding bidirectional sugar transporter SWEET3-like produces the protein MGERLRLATGVMGNAASLLLYSTPILTMSRIIRKKSTEEFSCVPYITALLNCLLYTWYGLPVVSCGWENFPVVTINGLGILLEFSFILIYLWFASRTRKMKVIAILIPLIVMFFITVSISTFVFHDHHHRKVFVGSIGLVASVSMYGSPLVVVKQVIATKSVEFMPFYLSFFSFLSSSLWMAYGLLGHDLFLASPNLVGSPLGIFQLLLYCKYRKRAMKTMGTPNEWDLEENDEKSKQKQIVISESENGKS, from the exons ATGGGAGAGAGGCTGCGATTGGCAACTGGAGTGATGG GAAATGCTGCTTCTTTGTTGCTTTACTCAACTCCCAT ATTGACTATGTCAAGGATCATAAGGAAGAAAAGTACAGAAGAGTTTTCATGCGTACCTTACATCACTGCACTGCTCAACTGTCTCCTTTATACTTGGTATGGATTGCCTGTTGTAAGCTGCGGCTGGGAAAACTTTCCAGTGGTTACCATCAATGGTCTAGGAATTCTTCTCGAGTTCTCATTCATTCTCATATACTTATGGTTTGCTTCACGTACAAGAAAG ATGAAGGTAATTGCAATTCTGATACCACTTATCGTCATGTTCTTCATTACTGTGAGCATCTCAACCTTTGTTTTCCATGATCACCATCATCGAAAGGTATTTGTTGGAAGTATAGGGCTGGTGGCCTCTGTAAGCATGTATGGTTCTCCACTGGTAGTTGTG AAGCAAGTGATTGCAACAAAGAGTGTAGAATTCATGCCATTCTACTTGTCTTTCTTCTCATTCCTCTCTAGTTCACTTTGGATGGCATACGGACTACTGGGACATGATCTCTTTCTTGCG TCGCCTAATCTGGTTGGAAGCCCATTAGGCATATTTCAACTACTGCTCTACTGCAAGTACAGGAAAAGGGCAATGAAAACTATGGGAACACCAAACGAATGGGATCTTGAAGAGAATGATGAAAAGTCTAAACAGAAGCAGATTGTGATTAGTGAAAGTGAAAATGGAAAAAGTTGA
- the LOC101293825 gene encoding protein MAK16 homolog — MQHDEIIWQVIRHNHCSFMSKIETGIFCRNPYNVTGVCNRSSCPLANSRYATIRDHDWDFYLYMKTIERAHMPNNLWERVKLLRNYDKALEVIDKYLMYWHKFLVHKTKQRLTKMTQMRIRMRKLALKTREKRMTTPRKEIKREARREEKAEKAAVLDKSIEKELLECLNNGVYGEIYNYPFEKYQKVLEEEDQNTEIEEEEEEEEEEEELSVLLLPYFRMSK, encoded by the exons ATGCAGCACGACGAGATCATATGGCAGGTCATCCGCCACAACCACTGCAGCTTCATGTCCAA AATTGAAACCGGAATATTCTGCAGAAACCCTTATAACGTTACCGGGGTTTGTAACCGGAGCTCTTGCCCTCTCGCCAACAGTCGCTACGCCACCATTCGCGACCACGATT GGGACTTCTATCTTTATATGAAAACTATAGAAAGAGCTCATATGCCAAACAACTTGTGGGAAAGAGTTAAGCTGTTGAGGAATTATGACAAAGCACTCGAAGTCATTGACAAATATCTG ATGTATTGGCATAAGTTTCTTGTACATAAAACAAAGCAACGGCTCACTAAAATGACTCAGATGCGGATACGCATGAGGAAACTTGCTTTGAAAACAAG GGAGAAAAGAATGACAACACCGAGGAAGGAAATAAAAAGAGAAGCTAGAAGAGAGGAGAAGGCTGAAAAGGCTGCAGTCTTGGATAAG AGCATTGAGAAAGAACTATTAGAATGCCTTAACAACGGAGTTTATGGAGAGATATATAATTACCCTTTTGAAAAATACCAAAAGGTCCTTGAAGAGGAAGATCAGAATACTGAAATAGAAGAAGAAGAAGAAGAAGAAGAAGAAGAAGAAGAACTATCAGTCTTATTATTGCCTTACTTTAGGATGAGCAAATAA
- the LOC101298270 gene encoding probable disease resistance protein At4g27220-like, with product MASSSQTASASFPSSAPSWKYDVFLSFRGVDTRKGITFELYDRLHNGRGIKTFMDGQDLDVGALISPRLFKAIEESMVAIVVLSSNYASSSWCLEELTKICQCMQDDDRILPVFYHVEPSDVRYQRKSFEEAFTKHENCGRQKMEMQQWRDALNRVANFCGWHTQNYKTERELVHAIVKSVCSKVRPIKIDFTMSNGDFKAFEATKRAMNKVMNELNDDEVTVIGVYGMGGVGKTTMVKHVGEQMKKSRLFNQVIMAVVSQNPDLRKIQGTLADLLDLKLEDETEIGRACRLEEEIKRGTKILIILDDVWNRIELSSIGIPSHDKLQRRNSKVLLTTRRLSVCHFMNSHANIPLDILSEEDAWNLFVTEARQCFDRSTSFYDVARMVARECAGLPVALIAVARALRYASFNEWKHSAQRLKASQPATPEDEGGVYKCIKLSYDYLKSDESKSFFLLCCLFPDDYDISVDQLLKYGIGKGMFQDSNMQEARATAHLVVKSLQASSLLLDSKKDGCVRMHDVIRDVAILISISEVGNQVFVKASHDLKHWPMINAHKGYSAISVMKNQIGKLPKELVCPNLRILLLQHNPNLNEIPETFLHTLNELGVLDLSYTSISLLPQSLSLLTNLQALYLDCCKKIIDFSILGKLEKLEILSMREYPLKELSREIGRLTNLRMLDVSDGSWHGHIVTIPTKVISKMHKLEELYMHCRFGEWGSKVKEEGEETNIGFDELTGLSYLYILTVRICDVKCLPKCVEFIPNWIYFDIRFGGDRRAPHIQSQIGHEYSRSLLLNTTICTLPDWFVSVVTKKTENLQFAKCEGLNNILVEYDRGKLCELKHLSIIGPCEKLKELMNITSWYSHKPVFENLEELHLDGVKSLTKLCVGELPIGSLFNLKLLNVCNCRNLGDVLLSSKLLRRLPNLEKVICNVMISMEYVFGYEGFEPEESKLREMTMLSLYALRSICNGPAPRTMFQTLKSLLIYHCDQLGGSLFTYDVAQCLFHLEDLFIFSCPLLKNLIEASEETVSKKKIVLPKMKSLVLLMLPRLSSENAIHIESPSLMHLYIQYCPNFLNDAIIFHNKNQVQLNDELQMRFLWSRLMNNIP from the exons ATGGCCTCGAGCTCCCAAACAGCTTCTGCTTCTTTTCCTTCGTCAGCTCCTAGTTGGAAGTATGATGTGTTTTTGAGTTTCAGGGGTGTAGATACTCGCAAGGGTATTACGTTCGAGTTATACGATCGTCTGCATAACGGAAGAGGAATTAAAACATTCATGGATGGCCAAGATCTTGACGTAGGAGCTCTTATTTCTCCAAGACTCTTCAAGGCAATCGAAGAATCAATGGTTGCAATTGTTGTTCTCTCCTCAAATTATGCTTCTTCGAGTTGGTGTTTGGAGGAACTTACCAAAATTTGTCAATGTATGCAAGATGATGATAGAATTCTTCCAGTTTTCTATCATGTAGAACCCTCTGATGTACGCTATCAAAGGAAGAGTTTCGAAGAAGCTTTCACTAAGCATGAAAACTGTGGGCGACAAAAAATGGAGATGCAGCAGTGGAGAGATGCTTTAAATAGGGTGGCCAATTTTTGTGGGTGGCATACACAAAATTACAA GACTGAAAGAGAACTTGTCCACGCCATTGTGAAATCAGTGTGCAGTAAAGTACGACCTATCAAAATTGATTTTACAATGTCCAATGGAGATTTTAAAGCATTTGAAGCAACAAAACGAGCTATGAATAAGGTCATGAATGAGCTAAATGATGATGAGGTCACTGTGATTGGGGTCTACGGAATGGGAGGCGTTGGAAAGACAACCATGGTAAAACACGTCGGTGAACAAATGAAGAAAAGTAGACTTTTTAATCAAGTGATTATGGCTGTCGTATCCCAAAACCCTGATTTGAGGAAAATTCAAGGCACATTAGCAGATTTGCTGGACTTGAAATTGGAGGATGAGACAGAAATAGGAAGAGCCTGTAGATTGGAGGAGGAGATAAAAAGAGGAACCAAGATCCTCATAATCTTGGATGATGTTTGGAATAGAATAGAACTTTCAAGCATAGGAATTCCCAGCCACGACAAACTTCAAAGACGCAATTCCAAAGTCCTTCTCACCACAAGGAGATTGTCTGTATGTCATTTCATGAACAGCCATGCTAACATTCCGCTTGATATCTTATCAGAAGAAGATGCTTGGAACTTGTTTGTCACAGAAGCAAGACAATGTTTTGACAGATCCACCAGTTTTTATGATGTGGCGAGGATGGTGGCTAGAGAATGCGCTGGCCTACCAGTTGCGTTGATAGCAGTTGCGAGGGCACTTCGATATGCAAGTTTTAATGAATGGAAACACTCAGCTCAACGTCTAAAGGCATCTCAACCTGCCACCCCTGAAGATGAGGGAGGTGTGTACAAATGCATAAAATTAAGCTATGATTACTTAAAATCTGATGAATCCAAATCATTCTTCTTGCTTTGTTGTCTGTTCCCGGATGACTACGACATCTCAGTTGATCAGTTGCTGAAGTATGGAATTGGGAAAGGGATGTTTCAAGATTCCAACATGCAAGAAGCCAGAGCCACAGCACATTTAGTGGTCAAGTCCCTTCAAGCTTCTAGCTTGCTTTTGGACTCTAAGAAGGATGGATGCGTAAGGATGCATGATGTCATTCGGGATGTGGCCATTTTAATTTCAATATCTGAAGTTGGTAACCAGGTTTTTGTGAAAGCTAGTCATGACTTGAAGCATTGGCCAATGATTAATGCGCACAAAGGCTACTCTGCCATCTCAGTAATGAAGAACCAAATTGGAAAACTACCTAAAGAGTTGGTATGTCCAAACCTCAGAATTTTACTGCTTCAACATAATCCAAATTTAAATGAGATACCCGAGACTTTTCTTCATACCCTGAATGAACTAGGAGTCTTGGATCTTAGCTACACTAGTATTTCATTACTACCCCAATCACTTAGTCTCCTAACCAACCTTCAAGCTTTGTATTTAGATTGTTGCAAGAAAATAATTGACTTTTCCATACTCGGAAAACTTGAGAAGCTTGAGATTCTTAGTATGAGAGAATACCCTCTCAAGGAATTGTCAAGGGAAATAGGACGCTTGACCAATTTAAGAATGCTGGATGTCAGTGATGGTTCATGGCATGGACATATTGTTACAATTCCAACTAAAGTGATATCAAAGATGCATAAGCTAGAAGAACTGTACATGCATTGCAGATTTGGAGAGTGGGGGAGTAAAGTCAAGGAAGAAGGAGAAGAGACTAATATTGGATTCGACGAGTTAACTGGCTTATCATACTTGTACATCTTGACGGTTCGCATATGCGATGTAAAATGTTTGCCTAAATGTGTTGAGTTCATTCCAAACTGGATCTACTTTGATATCCGTTTCGGTGGAGACAGAAGAGCACCTCATATTCAGTCTCAGATTGGTCATGAATATTCCAGATCCTTGCTTCTTAACACCACTATCTGCACCTTACCAGATTGGTTTGTTAGCGTGGTGACAAAGAAAACGGAGAATCTACAGTTTGCAAAGTGCGAAGGCTTAAATAACATTCTTGTGGAATATGACCGTGGGAAGTTATGCGAGCTAAAGCATCTCTCTATTATTGGCCCATGTGAGAAGTTGAAAGAGCTGATGAACATAACAAGTTGGTATTCACATAAACCTGTATTCGAGAACTTGGAGGAGTTGCATTTGGATGGTGTGAAATCCCTAACTAAATTATGTGTTGGTGAATTACCGATAGGATCTTTGTTTAATCTTAAGCTGTTGAATGTCTGCAATTGTCGTAACTTGGGGGATGTACTGTTGTCATCAAAACTGCTGCGGAGACTGCCAAATCTGGAAAAGGTGATTTGCAATGTTATGATTAGCATGGAATATGTATTCGGATACGAAGGGTTTGAGCCAGAAGAATCAAAGCTCAGAGAGATGACAATGTTGAGTCTGTATGCTCTAAGAAGCATATGTAATGGTCCTGCTCCACGGACAATGTTCCAGACTCTGAAAAGTTTGCTCATTTACCATTGTGATCAGCTTGGAGGAAGCCTCTTCACATATGATGTAGCTCAGTGCCTTTTTCATCTGGAAGACCTTTTTATATTCAGTTGCCCTCTCTTGAAAAATTTGATTGAAGCAAGCGAGGAAACAGTGAGCAAGAAGAAGATCGTTCTTCCAAAAATGAAGAGCTTAGTTTTGCTGATGCTTCCAAGACTGTCTAGCGAAAATGCTATTCATATTGAGTCCCCTTCATTGATGCATTTATATATCCAATATTGCCCCAACTTCTTGAATGATGCTATTATTTTCCACAACAAGAACCAAGTCCAACTGAATGATGAACTACAAATGAGGTTTCTATGGTCGAG ATTGATGAATAACATACCGTAG
- the LOC101294988 gene encoding transcription factor TRY-like, with translation MQTMDKCRRKRPKITTSDQSEEVVSNEWEFIHMSEQEEDLIYRMYRLVGERWDLIAGRIPGRTAVELERFWIMRHSDMFAEKRNRYNKENSKTVLH, from the exons ATGCAAACAATGGACAAATGTCGTCGTAAACGACCCAAAATCACTACTTCCGATCAGTCTGAAG AGGTTGTCAGCAATGAATGGGAATTCATTCATATGAGTGAGCAAGAAGAAGATCTCATCTACAGAATGTATAGACTCGTAGGAGAAAG GTGGGACTTAATAGCTGGTCGGATTCCGGGTCGAACAGCAGTAGAATTGGAGAGGTTTTGGATAATGAGACATTCTGACATGTTTGCTGAGAAACGAAACAGGTATAACAAAGAAAACTCAAAAACTGTTCTGCATTGA
- the LOC101294406 gene encoding uncharacterized protein LOC101294406: protein MVKNLVQTFFTFLYKLLKSQVDQYRENADLKMVKLASAREARMYGPRLSRNRAEYINAGLYVFAMAVLLGGFAAEMSKEPTSGLVLLLIGFALVLLVNLHDLLAHLAGFDYRLRMMELDLQLAFVEFAVPVVQALGSLLWFLGILFLFIQAERGYGFYKLEKHAMNMLIAGPVLWLLGSIHNSCQIYERSDGHVQILQQSVQIPFLIASVLFTIGAVLNILEQGGVVYHGLELLGGTWIWMGIAGSTLLLVGGLANVVKVFKMQQMDDGAILRLEKLRGGAQERLVHEREGQVPLILEDQRRRKRQLSQQQQEPSIHIAAPQPTPYKDVLVGQS from the exons ATGGTGAAGAATTTGGTACAAACTTTCTTTACATTTCTGTACAAATTACTGAAATCCCAAGTCGATCAGTACAGAGAAAACGCAGACCTTAAAATGGTGAAGCTCGCATCGGCGCGTGAGGCACGAATGTACGGGCCGCGGTTGAGCCGGAACCGCGCCGAGTACATAAACGCCGGGCTGTACGTTTTCGCCATGGCGGTGCTGCTCGGCGGTTTTGCGGCTGAGATGTCCAAGGAGCCAACGTCAGGTCTAGTTCTTTTGCTCATAGGGTTTGCGCTGGTTTTGTTAGTGAATCTGCATGATCTGTTGGCCCATCTGGCTGGGTTCGATTACCGGTTGAGAATGATGGAGCTGGACTTGCAGCTTGCGTTCGTTGAGTTTGCGGTTCCGGTGGTGCAGGCTTTGGGTTCGCTTCTTTGGTTCTTGGGCATTCTCTTCCTCTTCATTCAG GCTGAGAGAGGATATGGCTTCTATAAGCTTGAGAAACATGCGATGAATATGCTTATTGCTGGCCCTGTTCTATGGTTGCTTGGTTCAATCCACAACTCGTGTCAAATCTATGAGAGATCAGATGGACACGTCCAGATCTTGCAACAGAGTGTACAGATTCCGTTTCTTATTGCTAGTGTATTGTTCACAATAGGCGCGGTTCTTAATATCCTTGAACAAGGAGGAGTAGTATATCATGGCCTGGAGCTACTG GGTGGGACTTGGATATGGATGGGAATAGCTGGCAGCACATTGCTCCTTGTTGGAGGTTTAGCGAATGTGGTGAAGGTGTTCAAGATGCAACAGATGGATGACGGTGCCATCCTAAGGCTCGAGAAATTGAGGGGAGGGGCACAGGAGCGACTCGTACATGAAAGGGAAGGTCAAGTTCCTCTTATTCTAGAAGATCAAAGGAGGAGAAAAAGACAACTATCCCAGCAACAACAGGAACCAAGTATCCATATTGCAGCACCACAGCCTACTCCTTATAAAGATGTTCTTGTTGGTCAAAGTTAA